One Fictibacillus halophilus genomic window, ACATAGCACCGCCGTCCATATGTGTGACCCCGCCATCCAACCATGTTAATGTCTTCGTACCAATTTTCCACTGATCCATATTTTTAGTCTCCTTTCTATTTAGATCTCTGTACAAGTGTATCATAAGAAACAAAGATCGGATGAAAAGAAAAGACCCAAGCATATGCTTGGATCTTTAAGAACGGAATTGTGCTTCCATACGGTAAATTCGATATCCTTTTTCAGAGAATTTCTCTTCATATTCTGTCATAACGTTATCTTCCATATCACTTTTATGAAGATCAAGACTTACTTGGTTAAAAAACATACCATAGGTTGACATACTATGAAGTGAATATTCGAACAACCCCTGATTATCAGTCTTGAAATGAATTTCACCAGGCTTTTTTAATACAGTCTCATATCTTTTAAGAAAACTTTCATGCGTTAATCTTCTTTTTGCATGCTTGGATTTTGGCCAAGGATCCGAAAAGTTGAGGTAGACACGCTCAATTTCACCCGGCTCAAAGTAATCCAACAAGTGTGATGCATCTGCTCTAATAAGTTTAACGTTTGGTTTTTCGTCTTCTAAAATACGGTCCAGTGCAGTAATGATGATGCTGTCATAAAGCTCCATCCCTAAATAATTTATAGAAGGGTTTTGTTTAGCCATACCATTAACAAACTGTCCCTTACCTGTTCCAACTTCAATATGAATCGGATTGTCATTCCCAAAAAAAGAATGCCATTTACCTTTCATCTTTTCAGGCTCTACTGAAACGTATTCAGGATGTTCGATTAATTTTTCTTTAGCCCAAGGCTTAAATCTTTGACGCATATTTTCTCCCCACTTTTCACACTTTTATATAGTTTTGAACGAAGGATATTTTTTAGAATAATCCATAAGCTATGCAATGAAAGGATGTGCAGGAAAAATGCCATTAAATCACAACGATCAATTGCATATCATCAGAGATCTTCTTCAAGATCATTATACCGATTGTGCTGGTTCACCATCCGAATGTGCTCAATTAGAACGTCTTGCTGCACATTTATTGGAGAACGGCGCAGTTCATGAAGAAGTACGAAACATCTTGTCCAACATTAACGAATATAGTCATACCGGCTTTTCACACCAGCATTTAGAAGAGCATATTACAAATCATCGACCTCACTTAGAATCATGGATCAACACGATTCAAACACATCATCCATATTAAGACACTATTCCCTAGGAAATAGTGTCAGATGATCTTATATGTTGTCAGCGTTAGATCGAACCAGCAAGTTTTTTAATACTTTCTGCAAAATGGGCAGTCTCTTTAGACTGTCCTTTTTCTTTATACCAGAAAAAAGAGCTTATGGTTTGTGCCAATACATACCAATGCATTCTTCTTTCTAAATCATCATTAAGGGTTTCCCCATAAACCTCGAGCCATTCTTCCCATTTTTCATAAGGGATATAGCTATAAAGAAGCATTCCAAGATCTAGTGCAGGATCAGCAATCATCGCTCCATCCCAATCGATCAAATATAATTCCTCAGAATCACTTAGCAGCCAATTGTTATGATTAACATCACAGTGGCATACCACCAAATTATCGACTTCAACCTCAGAGGCAGTCTCCATTAAGTAAGCGAAGGAATCATTGATGATTTCTAGATAATCTTTCTCTTTACGCATCTGCAATTGTATATCGTTTAAAAGGTCAACTGGCGTTAACCTTTTTTTCTCTAAGCGGTTCATCATGCCAAGCAGTTCTTGAGATCGGTGAATTTTCGCTAGAAGTTCGGCTACATTCTCACTTTTCATATCTGCTGCTTTCAATTCACGGCCGTTTAGCCACTGTTGAGCTGTTATTACATCTCCATTACCTAATCTTTTTGTCCATAAAAGCTTAGGAACAATTCCTTCTGCAGAAAGAACAGCTAAAAACGGAGAGGAATTACGCTTTAAAAACAGTTTTTGGTTCCCATATTCAGCTATATATGCTTCTCCCGTTGCTCCGCCAGCAGGGGAAACCTGCCAATCTTCTCCCAAAATCTGTTCCAAAATGTTCACCTTCTTGTCTAGTTAAGAAATCCGTTTTTGATTAGTTGTTCGTTCAAAAAATTATAGCTTTTCCGTATCGAATTAAATTACTGCGAAGTCATTATTTTAACACAAAAAATCAAGAAAAGCACTTGATTCTTGATTCTTTACAATCCTAAACAGAATATAACAAAGAAAAAGATAGCGGTTCTAATCTATACAGTTCTTCTTTTAATACTCGATTACAGAAACTTTCATCCTCAATCGCTATCGTCCAACTATTTTCTTCAAGAGGAATATCTAAC contains:
- the trmB gene encoding tRNA (guanosine(46)-N7)-methyltransferase TrmB — protein: MRQRFKPWAKEKLIEHPEYVSVEPEKMKGKWHSFFGNDNPIHIEVGTGKGQFVNGMAKQNPSINYLGMELYDSIIITALDRILEDEKPNVKLIRADASHLLDYFEPGEIERVYLNFSDPWPKSKHAKRRLTHESFLKRYETVLKKPGEIHFKTDNQGLFEYSLHSMSTYGMFFNQVSLDLHKSDMEDNVMTEYEEKFSEKGYRIYRMEAQFRS
- a CDS encoding YtzH-like family protein gives rise to the protein MPLNHNDQLHIIRDLLQDHYTDCAGSPSECAQLERLAAHLLENGAVHEEVRNILSNINEYSHTGFSHQHLEEHITNHRPHLESWINTIQTHHPY
- a CDS encoding phosphotransferase family protein yields the protein MEQILGEDWQVSPAGGATGEAYIAEYGNQKLFLKRNSSPFLAVLSAEGIVPKLLWTKRLGNGDVITAQQWLNGRELKAADMKSENVAELLAKIHRSQELLGMMNRLEKKRLTPVDLLNDIQLQMRKEKDYLEIINDSFAYLMETASEVEVDNLVVCHCDVNHNNWLLSDSEELYLIDWDGAMIADPALDLGMLLYSYIPYEKWEEWLEVYGETLNDDLERRMHWYVLAQTISSFFWYKEKGQSKETAHFAESIKKLAGSI